Below is a window of Shewanella khirikhana DNA.
AAACGGGCCGCAGTGGAAGGCTCCCGCCTCACCCCGGCGGCGCGCCGCAAACTCTACTTCAAAACCGGCTTTTACAGCCTGGCGCTGATCTGGTGTCTGGTTGCACTGCTGATGTGGCTCACCCCCGCCAAGTACGTCAGCCGCTGGACCCTGATTTTGCCCGGCAGCGGCGCAGGCGCGATGGTGAGTCTCGACAGCCTCGGTCAGGCGAGCGCCTCCACCAGCTCCCCGTATCTGTCATCAGCTATCGACCCAAGGGAAAACTACAAGGCCATTGTGCTCTCAGACCCGGTATTAATGCTGGCGGCCGAGCAGCTAAAGGAGTCGGTAGGCGCCTTTGGCAAACCCAAACTCAAGCTGCCCAGCCAAACCGGACTGATGGAGTTTGCCAGTGTCGGCGCCACGCCGCAGCTTGCCAACGCCAGGGCCTGGGCACTGTATCAAAGCCTGCAGCAAACACTGTCGACCCTGAGGCTGGATGAGATTGCCCAGCGCGAAGCCGGTGTGCGTCAGGGGCTCGATGGTTTTGCCGCCAAGGTCAGTGAAAGCCAGCAGCGGATTTTGATGTATCAGTCCGAGCGCGGTCTGGTGTCGCTCGATCAATTCAAAGAGCTGGCGCTGACCACCGAAAGGTTGCGCCAAAGCCGCACCGGCATTGAGTCTCAGGTGCGTGGTCTCGATGCCAGTCTGGCGACCCTTGAGCGCCATCTGGGGCTGGATGTCTCTGAGGCCGCCGCCCTGCTCAAACTTAAAAACGATCAGCTGTTTCAGGCACTCTTGATGTCAGACACCCGTCTTGGTGCCAGCCTGACCGAACTTGGCGGCCGCCTTGGGCCACGCCATCCACAAATGCAAACTCTCAGCGCCGAAGCTGCCAGCGTCCGCCAGGGGCTGAAACGCCGCTGCACCGAACTGCTTGGCCACTGCGATGTGTCGCGGATGCTGATGCTCTCGGCGGACGATATGGATGGCCGCGCGCAGCTGATGCAGCAGCTGATAAGCCTCGCCACCGAGGCAGACGGCAAACGCCGGGAGCTTGAGACCTTAAGTACCGAGATAAGCGCGTGGGAAACCCGCCTCGAAGCCAGCAAGAAAGACGCCGCCAGGCTTGAAGATTTAAACCGCGAGCATCAGCTGGCCACCGCCGTATTCACCTCGGCCGCCGCCAGAATGGATGTAGGCAAGGCCGACATTTACGCCGCCTACCCCATGCTGCAACTGATGGCTGCGCCACAAATGCCCAAACAACCCGATCCCGTGGGGCCGCTGCTGATTTTGGTTGGCGGCATCGCGGCCTCTATCAGCATCATTGCCGGACTGAGCCTGTTATGGATCCGCAAACCCATATTGCACAAACTGCTGATGAGCGCCTGATTTATCGGGCCATCAGCCTCACCTTTGTCGTTTGGCTGCTGGGCGGTCTGTACCTGCTGGCGCCTGTGCTCGGCTGGGTGCTGCTGGCCCGCCTCGTGCGGCGCAAGCTCAGCCAGCCAAAGCATGACAAGCCGCTGAGCTGGCCGCTGTATGCCTGGGCGCTGGCCATGGTGGTCATGCTGCTGGCGCTGGTGATAGGCCACCTCACCATGGAGCTTGGCACTGCCAAACTGATTAAATCTTCCATCGGCTGGGCCAAGGGCTGGGCCCTGATGGCACTGTTTATGTTGGCCGCAGCGCTGCCGGTGCGCCCGGAAGTGATTTTTCGCGCCTGCTGCCTGGTGTGCAAACAGGCAGTGCTGTTAATGCCACTGTTTGTTCTGGCGTGGCTGCTGCATCTGCCGCAAACCCTGTGGGTCTCCCCCACCCAGCTGATTGGTGGCCCGGGGCCGGAGTTTTTCAGCGTCAGTCTCTATGAAATCGACCCAGGCAGCCACACCCCGCGCTGGCGCCTGTTTACCCCCTGGGCCCCCGCCCTTGGGCTGATGGGGAATCTGTACTTCATCTGTGCACTGGAAGAGAAGCACACAGGCTATCGCCGCTGGGGCTTGGCCGGCAGCATCCTGATGATCCTCTTGTCCCAATCCCGGCTCGCCATCGCCTGCGTGCTGCTGGTTATCGGCCTCAGGCTGCTGCTGGCAAGCTTCCGCCATCCCTGGGTCTATCTGCTTGCCGCCCCCGGCATGATGCTGGCGGGCTGCGTCGGCGGCGTCATCATCGAGCGGGCCGAGGCGGGTATGCAGGCGGTCAAGGCCGCCCGCGCAGGCTCGACCCGGGTCAGGCAGGCCCTCGGGGATATTGCACTTGAGCGTTGGTGGAACGAAGCCATCGTTTGGGGTCACGGCATAGTGGAGCGCGGCCCGCACATGGTGGAGTACATGCCCATCGGCTCCCACCACACCTGGTACGGACTCTTGTTTGTCAAAGGCCTGGCAGGCGCCATCGCCCTTGGATTTGCATTTGGCGCCAGCTTTTTGCACCTGCTGCCCCATGTCAGCCGCTTGTCATCGGCAAGGCTTGGACTGTCATTGCTGCTGATGCTGTTTCTGTACACCTTCGGCGAGAACCTCGAGATCCTCTCCTACCTCTTCTGGCCTGCGCTGATGCTGATTGGCAGAGCGCATATCGACTGTGGCAAAGCCATTCGCAAAATGCAAAACGCCCGAGTCACCTCTGAAAGCAAATAAAAATAATCAATGAATAACAGATGGTTAAAAATATTTTCTGACTGGCACGATTCCTGATTAGTCAGTGTGAATCAAGGTTTTCAGGATAAGCAAACAGCCAAAGGAGCACCGCGATGCCAACACGCCAAAGGGCCCGCGCTAATGCGTCAGCCAGTGCCAGTGCCACAGCCAGAGCCAGAGCCAGAGCCAGCGCCACAGTATATAACCGCGCTCAGTCGGCTGACCATACTGCCAACAACCGGGCGGGCTCAGGTGCGGTCAGTGCCATGCTGGGCGGTATGATGTGGCTTGGCAGCGCCCAGGTATTGGGCCGCTGTGTGCGGCTGCTTGGCAGTATCTTGCTTGCCCGCATGCTCACCCCAGAAGTGTTCGGTCAGGCCGCCATCATACTCACCAGCTTTGAGCTGATAGCGACCCTTATCCGCCGTATTTCCAGTGCCAGACTGATACCCATGGACGATACCGACCTTGGCCGCCACCTGCGGGCGGCCATTGTGCTCAATCGTCTGGCCTGCGTACTCGCCTTCGTTGCCATGAGCTTACTCAGCCTCCCCGTCGCCTTGTATTTTCAGGACTCTTCTTTGCCGGGGCCGATGATACTCATGGCAACAAGCTACTTGTTAATGCCACTTGGCATGCTCCACGCCGCCCTCAACCAAAGAGCCAACCGGATGCGGGTGCTCGGCAGCGCCCTGCTGTGGCAGACCATTGCCGATGGCCTGATGACCATAGCCCTGGCGCTGATGGGGCTGGGTCTGTGGGCAATCATAGTTCCCAAGGTACTGTCCACCCTGGTGTGGGCCGCCATCCACCGCCGCAACAGCCAGTTGCCAACGGCCTTGGCTTCAACGGGCAGGATTTCAACAGCCAGGGCTTCAACACAGCCTGGCATCAGCAGCCTGTGGGAGTCCGGCCTGCAAACCGGCCTTGCCGATTTTGTCGGCGCCCTTCGTACGAGCCTGGATGCGCTGCTGGTGGGGGCTTTTCTGGGTCTGCCTGCGCTCGGGGTGTACTTTTTTGCCAGCAATGCCGCCCTTGGGATCACCATGGGCATCATTCAGAGTTTTGGTACCGCCTTTTACAGCCGACTTTGCAGCCAAAAACCTCAGGAGCGGGTGAGCTTCGTCGGCGGACTGATGACGGTG
It encodes the following:
- a CDS encoding oligosaccharide flippase family protein, which codes for MPTRQRARANASASASATARARARASATVYNRAQSADHTANNRAGSGAVSAMLGGMMWLGSAQVLGRCVRLLGSILLARMLTPEVFGQAAIILTSFELIATLIRRISSARLIPMDDTDLGRHLRAAIVLNRLACVLAFVAMSLLSLPVALYFQDSSLPGPMILMATSYLLMPLGMLHAALNQRANRMRVLGSALLWQTIADGLMTIALALMGLGLWAIIVPKVLSTLVWAAIHRRNSQLPTALASTGRISTARASTQPGISSLWESGLQTGLADFVGALRTSLDALLVGAFLGLPALGVYFFASNAALGITMGIIQSFGTAFYSRLCSQKPQERVSFVGGLMTVSLLTSPLIALQCLLAPWYVPLLYGSHWVDAGALPIFVLLCLSGLCRPLGEAASQLLLSRGLTRENLLMNLLFSAFLFAGLVLAVQFSLLAVAATVLSIYGLGMPLMALYASRRCREQSGTQQCRQLTHFANSSPSSDPSEEVHHDPQSLSRNARV
- a CDS encoding O-antigen ligase domain-containing protein; the protein is MDPQTHIAQTADERLIYRAISLTFVVWLLGGLYLLAPVLGWVLLARLVRRKLSQPKHDKPLSWPLYAWALAMVVMLLALVIGHLTMELGTAKLIKSSIGWAKGWALMALFMLAAALPVRPEVIFRACCLVCKQAVLLMPLFVLAWLLHLPQTLWVSPTQLIGGPGPEFFSVSLYEIDPGSHTPRWRLFTPWAPALGLMGNLYFICALEEKHTGYRRWGLAGSILMILLSQSRLAIACVLLVIGLRLLLASFRHPWVYLLAAPGMMLAGCVGGVIIERAEAGMQAVKAARAGSTRVRQALGDIALERWWNEAIVWGHGIVERGPHMVEYMPIGSHHTWYGLLFVKGLAGAIALGFAFGASFLHLLPHVSRLSSARLGLSLLLMLFLYTFGENLEILSYLFWPALMLIGRAHIDCGKAIRKMQNARVTSESK
- a CDS encoding exopolysaccharide biosynthesis protein, with the translated sequence MKRSQPHARQLLWLKRAAVEGSRLTPAARRKLYFKTGFYSLALIWCLVALLMWLTPAKYVSRWTLILPGSGAGAMVSLDSLGQASASTSSPYLSSAIDPRENYKAIVLSDPVLMLAAEQLKESVGAFGKPKLKLPSQTGLMEFASVGATPQLANARAWALYQSLQQTLSTLRLDEIAQREAGVRQGLDGFAAKVSESQQRILMYQSERGLVSLDQFKELALTTERLRQSRTGIESQVRGLDASLATLERHLGLDVSEAAALLKLKNDQLFQALLMSDTRLGASLTELGGRLGPRHPQMQTLSAEAASVRQGLKRRCTELLGHCDVSRMLMLSADDMDGRAQLMQQLISLATEADGKRRELETLSTEISAWETRLEASKKDAARLEDLNREHQLATAVFTSAAARMDVGKADIYAAYPMLQLMAAPQMPKQPDPVGPLLILVGGIAASISIIAGLSLLWIRKPILHKLLMSA